A single genomic interval of Lathyrus oleraceus cultivar Zhongwan6 chromosome 7, CAAS_Psat_ZW6_1.0, whole genome shotgun sequence harbors:
- the LOC127106254 gene encoding putative ubiquitin-conjugating enzyme E2 38 encodes MEKKSTFDLVSDDSDHKFHSHNIGGNCFRDTKSAVYKRIMKEWKILEKNLPDSIHVKAYERRIDLLRAVIIGAAGTPYHDGLFFFDIAFPEDYPHRPPKIHYISFGYRLNPNLYPNGFVCLSLLNTWSGKKCERWDPSTSTLLQVLVSIQALVLNEKPLYNEPAYRVLSRSLFDSKSRAYNGDVFVLTCYSVVCLIRKPPKNFEEFVKEHVRERGHVLLAACKEYANGRVRVGYYGYNSNNNTEVIKVTATFQKLLRSAYANMFKKFLECGASLEGFVAELEVEKQVKEKRSNGGKGIIKKAMGKIKQALGWKKEEKKKNNT; translated from the coding sequence ATGGAAAAGAAGAGCACATTCGACTTGGTTTCAGACGATTCCGATCACAAATTCCACAGCCACAACATCGGCGGAAACTGCTTCAGAGACACCAAGAGTGCCGTCTACAAACGAATCATGAAAGAGTGGAAAATCCTCGAAAAAAACCTCCCCGATTCCATCCACGTAAAAGCCTACGAACGCCGCATCGATTTACTCCGCGCCGTCATCATCGGCGCCGCCGGTACGCCTTACCACGACGGTCTCTTCTTCTTCGACATCGCATTCCCGGAAGATTACCCTCACAGACCACCGAAGATCCATTACATCTCATTCGGGTACCGGCTCAACCCGAATCTGTACCCTAACGGTTTCGTTTGTTTGAGCCTTCTAAACACATGGAGTGGTAAAAAGTGCGAGAGGTGGGACCCATCTACTTCCACTTTGCTTCAGGTTTTAGTTTCTATTCAAGCGTTGGTTCTTAACGAGAAGCCGCTTTATAACGAACCTGCCTACCGTGTTTTGAGTCGTTCACTTTTCGATTCGAAGTCACGTGCTTACAACGGCGACGTTTTCGTTCTCACGTGCTACTCCGTTGTTTGCCTCATTCGTAAACCGCCGAAGAATTTTGAGGAATTTGTTAAGGAACACGTTCGTGAGCGAGGGCACGTGCTTCTCGCCGCGTGTAAGGAGTACGCGAATGGGCGCGTGAGGGTTGGATATTACGGTTACAACAGCAATAACAACACGGAAGTTATTAAAGTTACGGCTACTTTTCAGAAGCTGTTACGAAGTGCTTATGCCAATATGTTTAAGAAGTTTCTAGAATGTGGTGCTTCGTTGGAGGGTTTCGTTGCAGAGTTGGAAGTGGAAAAACAAGTAAAAGAAAAGAGATCCAACGGTGGGAAAGGAATCATCAAGAAAGCTATGGGGAAAATCAAACAAGCTTTGGGATGGAAGaaggaagaaaagaagaagaacAACACATAA